GGAATTAAAGGAGAGGCATAAGAGTATTGGAGACGTGAGAGGAGTTGGATTATTTTGGGCTTTAGAGTTTGTTAAGGATAATAAGCAGACTCCTTTCGGAGCTTATGAGGATAAATATGAAGGTAAAACTACGGAAGTTGATATCTTAGCTAAGAAACTTCTGGACGACGGAATTTACGTATTTAATGGACCTTCTTGGTTTGTAGTTTCTCCACCTTTAATAATAAGGAAAGAGGAAATTGATGAAGGTATAGAAAAATTGGATGAAAAAATAAAATATTTAGATGAAAAATTTTCTGGCTAACTTTTAATTTTCTTTATAAGCTTCTCAGCTTTTTCAGTATATCTAGCTAAAGCATTTCTCAAGTCCTTTGTACTCATTTTCTTTTGGTTTTCTCTCAAACTGTCTATCTTTTTCATTAAGTCTGCGAATTCCTTTTGAATATCATCAACTTTTTTGCCTTCCTTCTTAGCTTTTGCTAATTCTGAATTCATTGTATTATGAAGCGTAGTGTAAAGTTTGTTAGCATCGTTTAGTACATCGTCCTTTGCGTTATAGGCTTTCTTTTTTATTTCCTCCATGATTTTTGAAAGTTCTTCAGACATAGGAGGAATTTAAGTATGAAGGTTAAAAAACTAAAGGTTCTCTTCTATTACTCTGTAAGCGTTTCTCCAGAGGATTTGATCTTCATGACCTTCAATTACTAATTCCTTTATTTTAGTTATTTTCTCGAAACCTTGAGGTACTTCTGAAATTCCCAGAAAATCTGTACCTATAGCAACGTAGTCCCAACCGAAGGATTCTCCTATGTATTTTATATTTTCTATGAGACCTTTTATGCTCTTTTCAGGGAGTGTCGAGGTAATTGCAGTAATTCCTATTACTCCTCCTCTCTTAACAACGCATTCTATTTCCTCATCATCATAATTTCTTACGTGATCTTTCAATTTTCTTGCATTACCATGGGAGATTATTACTGGCTTAGAAGTTATTGAACAAACATCAAGTACAGTCCTTTTGCTTGCATGAGCTAAATCGATTATCATTCCTAATTTATTAGCTAATTTAACTAACTCCTCTCCTTCTGACGTTAATCCGTAATCTCTCCTAGAAAAGCAAGATGAAGCAAACTTTGTGTCGTAATTCCATGTTAAGCCTACATTTAGGAAGTGAAGTTCCTTGAGAATATAGAGATCTTCGAATTCCTTTAAAGAGTCTGTGCCTTCTAAGGAAAGTAAGAACTTTATTCCAGGCTTTTTTAGATCTTCTTTACTCCTTATTATCTTAATATGTCCTGTCCTTTCTAGGTAGTAGTAGTCTTTAAGCTGAGATAATAATACATCAAATGAGAAATTTGATGAGCTTGTATAAAATCCATATCTTAAAGATAATTCTTTGCTTCTTTCACTTAATACATCAATGTGAGGAAAAATGGAAGAGAAAATTATTGCGTTCTTATCAACAGTCTTTAGCATTTCAATACTTGACTGCTCTTTTCCGTGGATAATGTCCTTTCCTTCTTGAGCTGAATATGCAAAATCTTCATGGAGATCTACTAGCACAATAAGATAATCCATTCTCAGAATTAAAGCGTTAGTATGATAGAGTTTTTTAGAAAGAGTTTAATTAAACTAATACAATTTAAACTTAAAAAACTAATTCATACATACTCAGTCCTATTTAAACTATATAATAAATTTTAAAAAAGAGATCGTTGAAATATATATTTGATGTCGTCTCAATCTGCTCTTCAACAAATATTGGATCAGATAGATACGAGAAAATTGAACAAATTTTACTGGATAATAACAATATTAGCTGCGATAGGAGGATTCTTATTCGGTTACGATACAGAAGTTATAGGTATAGCGTCAGTTTTTGTTCCTTATCATTTCACAGGATTTGTTTATGGATATGAAATAGCTAGTGCTTCTTTAGGAGCAGCAATAGGTGCAATAATAGCTTACTTTTATACTGACAGATTTGGAAGGAAATCCCTACTAATTGCAGACGCTGCGATATATACTGCGGCAGCAATCCTTTCAGCCTTAACTATTAATGGGGCGATGCTCCTCGTAATGAGGACAATAATAGGAATTGCTATAGGTGCAGATTCTGCAGTAGCTACTGCATATATCACGGAATATGCACCTAAAAATAAGAGAGGTTCTCTAGCAATAATACAACAGTGGATGATAACTATAGGAATATTAGGCTCATACTTTGTAGGTAGCGCAATACTCTTTTTTGCCCCAGGATTAGCTTACACTGTAGATTGGAGGTTAATATTAGGATTAGCAGCAGTACCAGCAGTAATAGGTTTAATTTTCAGATTTATGATGCCGGAATCTCCGAGGTGGTTACTCCTTTCTGGAAAGATTGATAAGCTAAAGGCTTCATTAAAGAGGTTCGGAGTAACAGTTAGCGATGATATAATTAACAAGGCCGTAAACGAAGTAAGATATGAAGAAAGCCAAAAGTTCGATACCGCGACTAAGAGAGCATTCTTAGTTGTTGGATTATGGATAATCTTCCAGCAAATTACCGG
This genomic interval from Acidianus sp. HS-5 contains the following:
- a CDS encoding membrane dipeptidase produces the protein MVLVDLHEDFAYSAQEGKDIIHGKEQSSIEMLKTVDKNAIIFSSIFPHIDVLSERSKELSLRYGFYTSSSNFSFDVLLSQLKDYYYLERTGHIKIIRSKEDLKKPGIKFLLSLEGTDSLKEFEDLYILKELHFLNVGLTWNYDTKFASSCFSRRDYGLTSEGEELVKLANKLGMIIDLAHASKRTVLDVCSITSKPVIISHGNARKLKDHVRNYDDEEIECVVKRGGVIGITAITSTLPEKSIKGLIENIKYIGESFGWDYVAIGTDFLGISEVPQGFEKITKIKELVIEGHEDQILWRNAYRVIEENL
- a CDS encoding sugar porter family MFS transporter, with translation MSSQSALQQILDQIDTRKLNKFYWIITILAAIGGFLFGYDTEVIGIASVFVPYHFTGFVYGYEIASASLGAAIGAIIAYFYTDRFGRKSLLIADAAIYTAAAILSALTINGAMLLVMRTIIGIAIGADSAVATAYITEYAPKNKRGSLAIIQQWMITIGILGSYFVGSAILFFAPGLAYTVDWRLILGLAAVPAVIGLIFRFMMPESPRWLLLSGKIDKLKASLKRFGVTVSDDIINKAVNEVRYEESQKFDTATKRAFLVVGLWIIFQQITGINVPFYYGPAIILKLHLFASTSNPVYSEVYSVLAAMTLAVINTAATYIAFRYIDRIGRRTLAISAYIGMLVSDLIGGFLVMNGILIGALFAFAGFIIFFAYGVGGTGWLVQAEYFKTAMRGRMAALIALLDWVANFAIIEVFPVMLSTIGLAGSMFVFSALDAIALAIVYFLLPETKGLSLEQVVKMFGETPVSQLRKGRELVLKEEKEKEVAK